A stretch of Camelina sativa cultivar DH55 chromosome 18, Cs, whole genome shotgun sequence DNA encodes these proteins:
- the LOC104760362 gene encoding probable disease resistance protein At5g45440 — MAPEMSRQGEAKGTFTKHFHDQYEKWLNPPTEDNNNKSTKINHLCAGALEKRDKDDEEDRVETDSSPPGHYIHGFGNEIKSLKNFLLDQKVYKEFKSLVIVGEYGVGKTTLCKVIFNDYDVKSVYAPRIWVSMRSNESKEGSLNGKICVLKKILKGLGVEDSIFESIRREVVEEVANMMEAGEIDGETAEEKEVAALLYALHLNLRWKKYLIVFDDVRDEDNWDEILQDDEEKLKKEKKWGKYLSDGFPEGSGGRVIYTTRDEKETLAKKLVAEEHEIHRLWPLTDTGSVWNIYKEALEDNEETLPRNDKKCIDELMNKSRGFPLAATLLATLVPVFLDDEKADQNGSTNGTTEPANNTTTPEEMGTIPPQKA; from the coding sequence ATGGCTCCAGAAATGTCAAGGCAAGGAGAAGCCAAAGGAACCTTCACAAAACACTTCCATGACCAATATGAAAAATGGCTCAATCCTCCAAccgaagacaacaacaacaagagtaCCAAAATCAATCATCTTTGTGCAGGAGCTTTGGAGAAGAGGGACAAGGATGACGAAGAGGATCGTGTGGAAACCGACTCTTCACCTCCGGGCCATTATATCCATGGGTTCGGGAACGAGATCAAGTCATTGAAGAACTTCTTGTTGGATCAAAAAGTTTACAAGGAGTTCAAGAGTCTTGTGATTGTCGGAGAATACGGTGTTGGGAAGACAACATTATGCAAGGTGATCTTTAATGATTATGATGTGAAGAGTGTTTATGCCCCGAGGATTTGGGTTTCTATGCGTAGCAATGAATCTAAGGAGGGATCACTTAATGGGAAGATATGTGTGTTGAAGAAGATCTTGAAGGGTCTTGGAGTTGAAGATTCGATCTTCGAATCCATCCGTAGAGAAGTAGTAGAAGAAGTTGCAAACATGATGGAAGCTGGAGAAATTGATGGAGAGACGGCGGAAGAGAAGGAGGTCGCTGCTCTTCTCTATGCACTTCACTTGAATCTGAGGTGGAAAAAGTATCTGATCGTCTTTGATGATGTGCGAGATGAGGACAACTGGGACGAGATTCTTCAGGACGATGAGGAGAaactgaagaaggagaagaaatggGGAAAGTATCTGTCAGATGGATTCCCTGAAGGATCTGGTGGAAGAGTCATATACACGACAAGGGATGAGAAAGAGACACTAGCAAAGAAGCTAGTTGCAGAGGAACATGAGATACATCGTCTTTGGCCTCTGACTGACACTGGAAGTGTCTGGaacatatataaagaagctTTGGAAGATAATGAGGAAACGCTCCCAAGGAACGACAAGAAATGCATAGATGAGCTAATGAACAAGTCTCGTGGTTTTCCTTTAGCTGCTACACTATTAGCCACGCTTGTTCCCGtgtttcttgatgatgaaaAAGCTGACCAGAACGGTTCCACAAATGGAACTACCGAACCAgccaacaacacaacaacaccaGAAGAGATGGGAACTATTCCACCTCAGAAGGCTTGA
- the LOC104760361 gene encoding uncharacterized protein LOC104760361, translating to MVQVIPTHIKDVWDEWNIRGIVILSLTIQTILIILAPLRKRTSNRFLALTLWLSYLLADWSANFVIGLIAKNQGKDLEPDDPPQDKKLLALWAPFLLLHLGGPDTITAYSLEDNALWHRHFLGLALQAVSGAYVVIQSLPNSLWVIILLLFISGTFKYLERTIALYLASSDKFRGSMLDVPDTDSNETRLPRKEDDLMPTENYTQYGRQKRPLRLENPGNLTHLEILQFAFWFFNNFKSLVVNNIFSSEQRDESREFFKNLKDEEALRILEVELGFIYEGLYTKVSVLHTWIGALTRTIALGSLLSAFGIFHYRTKKRHEFHGADIVITYTLFLVGIALDLVSLLMILPSDWTFAVISRINEDEVDSGSWIDPALKWFLGLKKLHWKKQKCCGGVEHEVLNTPFLIQRWAGSMKMFNFITYSVKADIKRIHDVKGRKRRLVWTTILYPFIFITNIFKKLFEKIANWNDDLHQYIKDVIGQWSEENSVAHYVFIIVEFWFMIPHCFTFLGNYITNSLGINDLVDEISMIRSVHSEPLTKELWGFIFDQLKSRLKRRPRNERRKTKAGRKGWDSGNIELDMADPERLMRYIADVDFDRSLMLWHIATELCYQEEAPTMANCDKDREFSKILSDYMMYLLIMQPKLMSEVAGIGKIRFRDTLAEAEKFYKRWHIENLRDVQRASRKILSVGIEIHPRDVKGNQSKSVLFEARALAKQLNKIKKQSVDGDEENMWSVVSKVWMELLFHAACNCDAAARMEQLSRGGELLVFVWLALAHLGLGGQLSSSANEEN from the coding sequence atggtacAGGTGATTCCCACACATATCAAAGATGTCTGGGACGAATGGAACATCAGAGGAATTGTGATTCTCAGTCTCACGATACAGACAATACTCATCATCTTAGCACCATTGAGGAAACGAACATCCAACAGGTTCCTGGCTTTAACCTTGTGGTTGTCTTACCTCTTAGCAGATTGGTCTGCAAACTTTGTGATTGGACTTATTGCCAAGAATCAAGGGAAAGACTTAGAGCCAGATGATCCTCCTCAAGATAAGAAGCTCTTGGCTTTGTGGGCACCGTTCTTGCTCTTACATCTTGGTGGACCAGACACAATCACTGCATACTCTCTCGAGGACAATGCTCTTTGGCACAGACACTTCCTTGGCTTGGCTTTACAGGCTGTTTCTGGTGCCTACGTGGTTATCCAGTCTCTACCTAATTCTCTTTGGGTGATCATACTGCTTTTGTTCATTTCTGGGACTTTCAAGTATCTGGAGAGGACGATCGCCTTGTATCTCGCGAGCTCAGACAAGTTCAGGGGTTCAATGCTTGACGTTCCTGATACGGATTCTAATGAGACCCGCCTCCCGAGAAAGGAAGACGACTTGATGCCTACTGAAAACTACACGCAGTATGGTAGACAAAAGAGACCATTAAGGCTAGAAAACCCCGGTAACTTGACACACCTCGAGATCCTTCAGTTTGCTTTCTGGTTTTTCAATAACTTCAAGAGTCTTGTGGTCAATAACATCTTTAGCTCTGAGCAACGAGACGAGAGCAGAGAATTCTTCAAGAATCTAAAAGACGAAGAAGCTTTGAGGATCTTGGAGGTGGAGCTCGGTTTTATCTACGAAGGTTTATACACAAAAGTCTCGGTTCTTCATACTTGGATTGGAGCTTTGACTCGAACCATAGCATTGGGATCTCTTCTGTCAGCATTTGGCATCTTTCATTACAGAACCAAGAAGAGACATGAGTTTCACGGAGCTGATATAGTGATCACCTACACTTTGTTCTTAGTTGGAATAGCTCTTGATCTTGTATCTCTCCTCATGATTCTCCCCTCAGACTGGACATTTGCTGTCATCAGTAGGATAAACGAAGACGAAGTAGACAGCGGCTCATGGATAGACCCTGCACTCAAGTGGTTCCTCGGTTTGAAGAAGCTGCACTGGAAGAAGCAAAAATGCTGCGGAGGAGTCGAACATGAGGTGCTTAACACGCCGTTTCTAATCCAAAGATGGGCAGGAAGCATGAAGATGTTTAACTTCATCACATACTCTGTGAAAGCAGATATAAAAAGGATACATGACGTCAAGGGTAGAAAACGTCGGCTTGTGTGGACGACTATACTTTACCCTTTCATTTTCATCACCAACATCTTCAAGAAGCTGTTCGAGAAGATCGCCAATTGGAATGATGATCTTCACCAGTATATCAAAGATGTCATTGGTCAGTGGTCGGAAGAAAATTCAGTAGCTCATTACGTTTTCATTATTGTTGAGTTCTGGTTCATGATACCTCACTGCTTCACGTTTCTTGGCAACTACATCACCAACTCCCTCGGCATCAATGATCTGGTAGATGAGATCAGTATGATAAGATCTGTACACAGTGAACCATTGACAAAAGAGCTGTGGGGTTTCATATTTGATCAGCTTAAATCCAGACTGAAGCGTCGTCCACGCAACGAGAGAAGAAAAACGAAAGCCGGAAGGAAAGGATGGGATTCTGGCAACATTGAATTAGATATGGCGGATCCAGAACGGTTGATGCGTTACATAGCAGATGTTGATTTCGACCGGAGCCTTATGCTGTGGCACATAGCAACTGAGCTGTGTTACCAAGAAGAAGCACCCACTATGGCTAACTGTGACAAAGACCGTGAGTTCAGTAAAATCCTCTCCGACTACATGATGTATCTCTTGATTATGCAGCCAAAGCTGATGTCAGAGGTTGCTGGGATAGGGAAGATCAGGTTTAGAGACACGTTAGCCGAAGCTGAAAAGTTCTATAAGAGGTGGCATATTGAGAACTTGAGGGACGTGCAAAGAGCAAGCCGTAAGATTCTTTCGGTGGGGATAGAGATTCATCCGAGGGATGTCAAAGGTAACCAAAGCAAATCTGTGTTGTTTGAGGCTAGGGCACTGGCGAAACAACTCAACAAGATAAAGAAGCAAAGTGTggatggagatgaagaaaacatgtggAGTGTGGTAAGCAAAGTGTGGATGGAGTTGCTGTTCCACGCAGCGTGCAATTGTGATGCTGCAGCGCGTATGGAGCAGCTTAGCAGAGGAGGAGAGTTACTCGTTTTTGTTTGGCTAGCATTGGCTCACCTCGGCCTTGGAGGTCAGTTGAGTTCATCAGCAAACGAGGAAAATTGA